Below is a window of Jonesiaceae bacterium BS-20 DNA.
CAATGACGTGGCAAACATCAGCCACAGCGGGTAGCGAACTTGAATCCACGCGGCAGGTTTGGAGAATTTAGCTGCCTCTTTTGCTAACCAGATCACCACCTCTATGAGCGACAGGAGGACGACCAGCCCCGCCCACCACGCCATCCGCCCAACTATTGGGTACCCAGCTAGAAGATTGGCTTCCAGATCGAGTTCAAACCAAGTTGGATTCCGAACGCCCACAGCACGCTCTTGGCAGCGTTCTCCTGTCCCTGACCTACACACCCCGACCGCCAGATGAGGAACCCCGCCAGCGTGATCAGCAGATACAGCAAAGACCACGCGGAACCGAACACCCAGTTTGATGGATTCCAAGCCACTTTTTCGACGTCCAAGTACCATCCCTTGGTATTTGGGATGGTCGCAAGTGAACCCACAACTGCGATTGCTATAACCGAGCCCAAGAACAGCGCAACGGCCTTAGCGGTGTTAGTGTGTGAGGAAAATAGATGAGGTACTGTCTACCCACCTGGCAGCGGCAGCAACTATCCCACCCCGTTTGCCGATTAGAAGAGTTCTCATGTCTACGATCCTTAGCAATATTCGCCCTTGGGGTGAGCCGGCGTCCGACGTTCTCGTTGATATCTCAGGCAGTATCACCGCAGTCCAACCACATGACCCGGGCCGGATTGTTGGGCCCGAAGTCACCGTCATTGACGGGCGCGGACTACTTGGCCTGCCCACGTTCATCAATGCTCACGCCCACGTGGATAAGTCATGGCTGGGATTACCTTGGCAGTCCTATGGTGGTCAGGCCACCACCCAGGGCCGGATTGCGTGGGAGCGGGAGCATCGTGACCGGCTTGGTATTCCCTCCACTTCCATTACATCCGCCGTGCTGCGGGATTTCCTCAAGCACGGCACCACCGCGATCCGTACCCACGTCGATGTTGACCTAGGCCTTGGGCTACACGGCATTGAGGTAGTACGTGAGGCCGTCGCTGATCTTAATGGCGCCATGACCGCGCAGATCGTGGCATTTCCCCAAGATGGCGTGCTGCGCCGCCCGGGTGTGGATCAGCTGTTGCGGAAAGCAGCCAGCGCCGGTGTAGACTTCATTGGCGGGCTCGATCCAGCAAGCATTGACCGTGATCCCGTTGGCCAGTTAGACCTACTCTTTGATATTGCCGCTGACACCGGAGCCGGGATCGATATCCACCTGCACGATCCGGCCGAGCTTGGTGCCTTCCAATTTGACCTGATTATCGAGCGCACACAAAAGTACGGACTGCCCCAAGGAAAGGTCAACGTTGCCCACGGTTTCGCGCTAGCCCAAGTTGACCCCACTCGCCGCGCCGAGCTCCTAGCCGCGATGGCCGAGCTTGGCATCACGATGACCACGGTTGCTCCGCTGCGCCTTCCCCAGCTACCGCTGGCCGAGTTTGATGCGGCCGGGGTGAACTTTGGTTTTGGAACCGATGGCATCCGCGACTTGTGGTCCCCGTACGGAACCGGTGACAGTCTGGGGATCGCTTGGCAATACGCCCGGGCGAGCTCGATTGTGAAAGACGAGGATCTGTTGCGCGTAGTTAAGATACTGACAAGTGGAGCGGCGGCCCTTGTGGGCCGGGAAGTCCATGATCTCGTTCCCGGAGCGCGCGCAGATATAGTCCTACTCGACGCGGAGAACCCGATGGACGCGTTAGTACGCGTTCCCCGCCGGGAACTGGTCATCTCCCAAGGCAACATAGTTCATCAGGAGTAAGCCATCATGACAACTAGTTCGACTCTCTTACGGCGCTCGCACGGCAGGCACCGCCTGCCCGCCGCGCTGCTTGCGTTCGCGGTGACGGCGGGATTCATGACAGGCTGCGCCGATGCCTCCCCCGGTTCACCCATTGAAGCAAGCACCAGCACGGAAAGTTCCGCACCCAGCAAAGCCACTCCACAGGCATCGGGAGAAAATATGACCGCAACCGACCAACTCTTTGCAGCCGCTTCCGCCAATAATGCACCCGCTGCCCAAGCCGCACTTGACGCCGGGGCCGAGCTCGAAGCGGCCGACAACTCGGGGCGCACCCCACTTGTCGCAGCGACAAAAGCAGAAGCAACGGAGGTTGCGATCTTGCTGCTGGAAGCCGGAGCAAATCCCAACGCCAAGGACAACATGCAAGACTCAGCGTTCTTGTATGCCGGCGCTGAGGGCTTGGATGAAATCTTGGTTGCCACGCTCGCTCATGGCGCCGACGTGAACAGCACAAACCGCTACGGCGGCACCGCGCTCATCCCCGCAAGCGAACACGGATATGTTTCAACGGTCGCAATCCTGATCGACGCCGGTGTCCCCGTCGATCACATCAACAACCTGTCCTGGAACGCGCTCCATGAGGCAATCGTGCTGGGCAATGGATCCGCCGAACACATTGAAACCGTACGGCTCCTCATCAACGCGGGCGCCGACGTCACCATCCCCGATGGCGCCGGGGTCTCCCCGCGAGAACTTGCCTCCAGCAGGGGTTACCAAGCAATCATGGACCTCATTGACGGCGCGCTTGCCCATTGACACCCTCAAAAGTAGACCCATACGATATCAGTAACTGATATCAGAGGTGATTACTGTGGAACAGATACTTATCCGCAATCTGCCAACGGGCACAAAGGCCGCTCTCAAGCTGCAAGCTAGAGAACATAACCGTTCGGTCGAAGCAGAATTACGCGCAATTGTGACCGCCGCAATTGCGCAGCGACCAACCACATTGGTAGATCTGCTGTCCGTAGATGAAGGTCACGAGTTTGAATTTGAGCCAGGTCGCGTTGGCCTGACCGCACGGACTGCCCAACTATGAATTACCTCTTGGATACCAATGTGATCTCTGCATTACGGGTCCGAGGCAAGAATCCCCGTATCGAGGCGTGGGCATCTGTGGCCCCATTGAGCACACTATTCACGTCAGCAATTTCAATCGCCGAGATCGAACGAGGCATATGTGCAAAAGAGCGAACCGATCCAACCCAAGGACGCACCCTACGCCTGTGGCTAGAGAACAACGTCTTACCCTCATTCGCAAACCGGATTTTGCCTTTTGACTTAGGAGCCGCACGTATCTTGGGCTCCTACCGTGTCCCAGAACATGCACCCTACGATGACGCCCTCATTGCCTCTATTGCGCAGGCTAACGGGTTAACGGTCGCAACTAGGAACACTAGACACTTCATACCCTTGGGAGTTGCTTGCGTGAATCCTTGGGAACATTCTTAATGGAAGACACGATTAGGATCTGTTTGCCCCCGGTGGCGGACCAGAACTACCACGCACCACAAGGGGTGGCCGAACCTTGGAGTACCGGCGCCCACCCAATCCTTCAATTTCTTGACGCATGAGTTCAAACCCACGTCTGCCCATATCTACAAAATCTTGGACCACCGTGGTCAGTGGCGGTGACCAGATTTCACCAAGGGGGTGACCGTCAAACCCGACCACTGAAACATCCTGTGGTACCCGGCCACCGGCATCGAGAATCCCCCTAATGACACCCATCGCAATTTCATCATTACCGCAGAAAACCGCGGTGACATCCTTGCGCGTAAATAATTGGGCACCAATGGCAACACCAGATAGCGGGTCCCAAGTTGCGTCCAAAACTTCTGGGATCTCGCACTTCGCA
It encodes the following:
- a CDS encoding tryptophan-rich sensory protein yields the protein MAWWAGLVVLLSLIEVVIWLAKEAAKFSKPAAWIQVRYPLWLMFATSLNAGIIVLN
- a CDS encoding TspO/MBR family protein — its product is MGSLATIPNTKGWYLDVEKVAWNPSNWVFGSAWSLLYLLITLAGFLIWRSGCVGQGQENAAKSVLWAFGIQLGLNSIWKPIF
- a CDS encoding amidohydrolase family protein gives rise to the protein MSTILSNIRPWGEPASDVLVDISGSITAVQPHDPGRIVGPEVTVIDGRGLLGLPTFINAHAHVDKSWLGLPWQSYGGQATTQGRIAWEREHRDRLGIPSTSITSAVLRDFLKHGTTAIRTHVDVDLGLGLHGIEVVREAVADLNGAMTAQIVAFPQDGVLRRPGVDQLLRKAASAGVDFIGGLDPASIDRDPVGQLDLLFDIAADTGAGIDIHLHDPAELGAFQFDLIIERTQKYGLPQGKVNVAHGFALAQVDPTRRAELLAAMAELGITMTTVAPLRLPQLPLAEFDAAGVNFGFGTDGIRDLWSPYGTGDSLGIAWQYARASSIVKDEDLLRVVKILTSGAAALVGREVHDLVPGARADIVLLDAENPMDALVRVPRRELVISQGNIVHQE
- a CDS encoding ankyrin repeat domain-containing protein — encoded protein: MTTSSTLLRRSHGRHRLPAALLAFAVTAGFMTGCADASPGSPIEASTSTESSAPSKATPQASGENMTATDQLFAAASANNAPAAQAALDAGAELEAADNSGRTPLVAATKAEATEVAILLLEAGANPNAKDNMQDSAFLYAGAEGLDEILVATLAHGADVNSTNRYGGTALIPASEHGYVSTVAILIDAGVPVDHINNLSWNALHEAIVLGNGSAEHIETVRLLINAGADVTIPDGAGVSPRELASSRGYQAIMDLIDGALAH
- a CDS encoding Arc family DNA-binding protein, coding for MEQILIRNLPTGTKAALKLQAREHNRSVEAELRAIVTAAIAQRPTTLVDLLSVDEGHEFEFEPGRVGLTARTAQL
- a CDS encoding type II toxin-antitoxin system VapC family toxin — translated: MNYLLDTNVISALRVRGKNPRIEAWASVAPLSTLFTSAISIAEIERGICAKERTDPTQGRTLRLWLENNVLPSFANRILPFDLGAARILGSYRVPEHAPYDDALIASIAQANGLTVATRNTRHFIPLGVACVNPWEHS